The following proteins come from a genomic window of Mycobacterium sp. DL:
- a CDS encoding RNA polymerase sigma factor, whose product MSTPDLQQTIDAVWRMEAAKIVATLTRAVGDVGLAEDVAQEALIDALTQWPKTGVPRNPGAWLTTVAKRKAIDQWRRQDTLDAKYAVLARDLENHVDDAWDPEQIDDDVLLLIFMSAHPKLSRENQVALTLRIVGGLTTEEIAKAFLVPTATVAQRIVRAKKALTGVPFDVPDRSAYSQRLTSVLAVIYLIFNEGYAASAGERWTRDELCSEALRLGRSLAALTPDEAEVHGLVALMEFQSSRLQARTDRDGTPIMLENQNRTRWDRGQIQRGVAALQRASDILHRNRIGWGHYSLQAALAECHAVAPTADDTDWPRIVSLYDALLQLTPSPVVELNRAIAVAMADPATGPSAALQIIDGITGLEGSHLLPSVRGELLFRLGRTAAAATEFDRAAALADNTRERDVLQDKASQARSS is encoded by the coding sequence ATGAGCACCCCCGATCTGCAGCAGACCATCGACGCGGTCTGGCGGATGGAGGCAGCCAAGATCGTCGCGACCCTCACCCGCGCGGTGGGAGACGTCGGCCTGGCAGAGGACGTCGCCCAGGAGGCCCTGATCGACGCCCTCACGCAGTGGCCCAAAACCGGCGTGCCACGAAATCCCGGCGCCTGGCTGACCACTGTGGCCAAACGCAAGGCCATCGACCAGTGGCGCAGGCAGGACACCCTCGATGCCAAGTACGCCGTACTGGCCCGCGATCTGGAGAACCACGTCGACGATGCGTGGGATCCCGAACAGATCGACGACGACGTGCTCCTGCTGATCTTCATGTCCGCCCACCCGAAGCTGTCCCGGGAGAACCAGGTCGCGCTGACGCTGCGGATCGTCGGGGGCCTGACCACCGAGGAGATCGCCAAGGCGTTCCTGGTTCCCACCGCCACCGTCGCGCAGCGCATCGTGCGCGCCAAAAAGGCCTTGACGGGAGTGCCTTTCGACGTCCCCGACCGCTCGGCCTACTCGCAGCGGCTGACCTCGGTGCTCGCCGTCATCTACCTGATCTTCAACGAAGGGTACGCCGCCTCCGCCGGCGAGCGCTGGACTCGAGACGAATTGTGCAGTGAGGCACTGCGTCTCGGTCGTTCGCTGGCGGCACTGACGCCCGACGAGGCCGAGGTCCACGGACTGGTGGCGCTGATGGAGTTCCAGTCGTCGCGCCTGCAGGCCCGCACCGACCGTGATGGCACACCGATCATGCTCGAGAACCAGAACCGCACCCGATGGGATCGGGGTCAGATCCAGCGTGGTGTCGCCGCACTCCAGCGCGCCTCTGACATATTGCACCGCAACCGAATCGGCTGGGGACACTACTCGCTTCAGGCCGCGCTCGCCGAATGTCACGCCGTCGCCCCGACCGCCGACGACACCGACTGGCCGCGCATCGTGTCGCTGTACGACGCGCTGCTGCAACTCACACCCTCACCCGTGGTCGAACTCAACCGGGCGATCGCCGTCGCCATGGCCGACCCGGCGACCGGCCCCTCTGCGGCGCTGCAGATCATCGACGGGATCACCGGTCTCGAGGGTTCACATCTGCTGCCGAGCGTGCGGGGGGAGCTGCTGTTCAGGCTCGGCCGGACCGCCGCTGCGGCAACCGAGTTCGACCGAGCCGCCGCGCTGGCCGACAACACGCGCGAACGCGACGTGTTGCAGGACAAAGCCTCACAGGCCAGGAGCAGCTAG
- a CDS encoding MFS transporter, producing the protein MAGGALLAVAVVLTALNLRPAVTSVAPLLGDMRADLGVSATWAGLLTTLPALCFAAAGLAAPWLSTRLGLGRTISAAMVALTIGLAARVVDGPHVVIAATFVACAGIALINVLIPVVIKGSFPARIGLMTGIYTAALQGGGALGSAVTPGLEDPLGGWRVALAAWAVVAFVALAVWIPAARRHRGAWAEHARSAGPRRSLLRNPVAWTVTVFFGCQAFMAYIVMGWLPQVFIDNGVDKLHAGLLVGLTSLIGVPVALVISPLAARSANQTWWIVGLGVVGFTGAVGVMVAPAAQPVLWSVLIGVGMGAFSIALAVIALRARTSEDTAQLSGMVQGLGYLFAGTGPFLFGLLHDVTHGWTVPWVMFLVVYVVQIVTGALAGRARYV; encoded by the coding sequence ATGGCCGGGGGCGCGCTGCTCGCCGTGGCCGTCGTGCTCACCGCACTCAACCTGCGTCCGGCCGTCACCAGCGTGGCACCGCTGCTCGGCGACATGCGTGCGGACCTGGGAGTATCCGCAACCTGGGCCGGCCTGCTGACCACGCTTCCCGCACTGTGCTTCGCCGCCGCCGGGCTCGCCGCGCCATGGCTGTCGACCCGACTGGGCCTCGGCCGCACCATCTCCGCCGCCATGGTCGCGCTGACCATCGGCCTGGCAGCGCGAGTCGTCGACGGACCCCACGTCGTGATCGCCGCGACCTTCGTCGCGTGCGCCGGTATCGCCCTGATCAACGTGCTGATCCCCGTCGTCATCAAGGGGTCGTTCCCGGCCCGCATCGGCCTGATGACCGGCATCTACACCGCCGCGCTCCAGGGCGGCGGAGCGCTCGGGTCCGCGGTGACCCCTGGCCTGGAAGATCCGCTGGGCGGGTGGCGCGTCGCGCTGGCCGCATGGGCGGTCGTCGCCTTCGTCGCGCTCGCGGTGTGGATCCCCGCGGCGCGCCGACACCGCGGAGCGTGGGCGGAACATGCCAGATCTGCCGGGCCGCGGCGCTCGCTGCTGCGCAACCCCGTCGCCTGGACGGTCACCGTGTTCTTCGGCTGCCAGGCCTTCATGGCCTACATCGTGATGGGGTGGCTGCCGCAGGTGTTCATCGACAACGGCGTCGACAAGCTGCACGCCGGACTCCTCGTCGGCCTCACCTCTCTGATCGGCGTGCCGGTGGCGTTGGTGATCTCACCGCTGGCGGCGCGCAGCGCCAATCAGACCTGGTGGATCGTCGGACTCGGCGTGGTGGGCTTCACCGGCGCCGTCGGAGTGATGGTCGCCCCCGCCGCACAACCCGTCCTCTGGAGCGTGCTCATCGGCGTCGGTATGGGTGCCTTCTCGATCGCGCTCGCGGTGATCGCGCTGCGGGCCCGCACGTCCGAGGACACCGCGCAACTGTCGGGCATGGTGCAGGGGCTGGGTTATCTCTTCGCCGGCACGGGGCCGTTCCTGTTCGGTTTGCTCCACGACGTGACCCATGGCTGGACGGTGCCGTGGGTGATGTTCCTCGTCGTGTATGTCGTGCAGATCGTCACCGGCGCGCTCGCCGGCCGCGCGCGGTATGTCTGA
- a CDS encoding FadR/GntR family transcriptional regulator, with protein MPLTTTRRTGLVDQVIEQLRRAVSAGEWPVGQRIPNEADLVESLGVGRNTVREAVRALAHAGILDVRQGDGTYVLATSEVSGALRRLCGAELRDVLQVRRGLEVEGARLAAANRTDSDVAELRGLLARRDQCRADGDTDEFARADAAFHLAVVRSSHNVMLTELYRGLIEAITASVATTHEKPVEIVDHGVLLDHIAAGDVALAASTAGALLDGILAELGA; from the coding sequence GTGCCGTTGACCACTACTCGGCGTACCGGCCTGGTCGACCAGGTGATCGAGCAGTTGCGGCGTGCGGTCTCCGCCGGCGAGTGGCCGGTCGGTCAACGGATCCCCAACGAGGCGGACCTGGTCGAGTCGCTCGGGGTGGGCCGCAACACCGTGCGTGAGGCGGTCCGGGCACTCGCGCACGCGGGAATCCTCGACGTCCGCCAGGGAGACGGCACGTATGTGCTTGCCACCAGCGAGGTGTCCGGGGCGCTGCGACGGCTCTGCGGCGCGGAGTTGCGGGACGTTCTGCAGGTGCGCCGCGGGTTGGAGGTCGAAGGCGCGCGTCTGGCGGCGGCGAATCGCACCGACTCCGATGTGGCCGAGCTTCGAGGTCTGCTGGCCCGCCGGGATCAGTGCCGGGCAGACGGCGACACCGACGAGTTCGCGCGCGCCGACGCGGCGTTCCACCTCGCTGTGGTGCGCAGCTCACACAACGTGATGCTGACCGAGCTCTACCGGGGTCTCATCGAGGCCATCACCGCAAGTGTGGCGACGACCCATGAGAAGCCGGTGGAGATCGTCGACCACGGGGTGCTGCTCGACCACATCGCCGCCGGCGACGTGGCGCTGGCGGCGTCGACGGCGGGCGCGCTGCTCGACGGCATCCTCGCCGAGCTGGGCGCCTGA
- the fadD8 gene encoding fatty-acid--CoA ligase FadD8, with the protein MSDNLLRHPLHSGHLTVGALKRHKDRPVLFLGDTTMTGGELADRISQYIQAFEALGAGTGSASGLLSLNRPEVLMIIGASQTQGFRRTALHPLGSLDDHAYVLSDAEVTSLIIDPNPMFVERALGLLEKVPSLKQILTIGPVPSELADVAVDLSAEAAKYPPQPLVAADLAPDNIGGLTYTGGTTGKPKGVMGTTQSITTMTTVQLAEWEWPENPRFLMCTPLSHAGAAFFTPVIVKGGELIVLTKFDPAEVLRVIEEQKITATMLVPSMIYALMDHPDSHTRDLSSLETVYYGASAMNPVRLKEAIRRFGPIFAQYYGQSEAPMVITYLSKKDHDEKRLTSCGRPTLFARTALLGEDGQPVPQGEVGEICVSGPLLSGGYWNLPEATAETFRDGWMHTGDLAREDEDGFWFIVDRTKDMIVTGGFNVFPREVEDVVAEHPSIAQVCVIGTPDEKWGEAVTAVVVLRPDADSGDAAVATMIAEVQASVKERKGSVHVPKQVVVVDSVPITALGKPDKKAVRKQFWEGAGRAVG; encoded by the coding sequence ATGAGTGACAACCTGCTGCGCCATCCCCTGCACTCCGGCCACCTCACCGTCGGCGCGCTGAAGAGGCACAAGGACCGGCCCGTGCTGTTCCTCGGGGACACGACGATGACCGGAGGCGAGCTCGCCGACCGCATCAGCCAGTACATTCAGGCCTTCGAGGCGCTGGGCGCCGGTACCGGGAGCGCCTCGGGGCTGCTCTCGCTCAACCGCCCCGAGGTGCTGATGATCATCGGCGCCAGCCAGACCCAGGGCTTCCGCCGCACGGCACTACACCCTCTCGGCTCGCTGGACGATCACGCCTACGTGCTGTCCGACGCCGAGGTCACGTCGCTGATCATCGATCCGAACCCGATGTTCGTCGAGCGAGCACTCGGCCTGCTGGAGAAGGTGCCGTCGCTCAAGCAGATCCTGACGATCGGCCCGGTGCCGTCCGAGTTGGCCGATGTCGCAGTCGACCTGAGCGCCGAGGCCGCCAAGTACCCGCCCCAGCCGCTGGTCGCCGCCGACCTGGCGCCCGACAACATCGGCGGGCTGACCTACACCGGCGGCACCACCGGCAAGCCCAAGGGCGTCATGGGCACGACGCAGTCGATCACGACGATGACGACCGTGCAGTTGGCCGAGTGGGAGTGGCCGGAGAACCCGCGCTTCCTGATGTGCACGCCGCTGTCGCATGCCGGTGCGGCGTTCTTCACGCCGGTGATCGTCAAGGGCGGCGAGTTGATCGTGCTGACGAAGTTCGATCCGGCCGAGGTGTTGCGCGTGATCGAGGAACAGAAGATCACCGCGACGATGCTGGTGCCCTCGATGATCTACGCGCTGATGGACCACCCCGACTCGCACACCAGGGATCTGTCCTCGCTGGAAACGGTGTACTACGGCGCGTCGGCGATGAACCCGGTGCGGCTCAAAGAGGCGATCCGGCGCTTCGGGCCGATCTTCGCGCAGTACTACGGGCAGTCCGAGGCCCCGATGGTCATCACCTACCTGTCCAAGAAGGACCACGACGAGAAGCGGCTGACCTCGTGCGGACGGCCGACGCTGTTCGCCAGGACCGCGCTGCTGGGCGAGGACGGCCAACCGGTGCCGCAGGGCGAGGTGGGTGAGATCTGCGTGTCCGGCCCACTGCTGTCAGGCGGCTACTGGAACCTGCCCGAGGCCACCGCGGAGACGTTCAGGGACGGCTGGATGCACACCGGCGATCTGGCGCGCGAGGACGAGGACGGCTTCTGGTTCATCGTCGATCGCACCAAGGACATGATCGTCACCGGTGGCTTCAACGTGTTCCCGCGCGAGGTGGAAGACGTGGTGGCCGAACACCCTTCGATCGCCCAGGTGTGCGTGATCGGCACCCCGGACGAGAAGTGGGGTGAGGCGGTGACGGCCGTGGTGGTGCTGCGGCCCGACGCCGATTCGGGTGACGCCGCCGTGGCCACCATGATCGCCGAGGTCCAGGCCTCGGTGAAGGAGCGCAAAGGTTCGGTGCACGTGCCCAAGCAGGTCGTCGTCGTCGACTCGGTGCCCATCACCGCATTGGGCAAGCCTGACAAGAAGGCCGTCCGCAAGCAGTTCTGGGAGGGCGCGGGCCGCGCCGTCGGCTAG
- a CDS encoding YciI family protein → MTRYMLILRSTPEAEKAMENVDFNDVIAAMGRYNEELIKAGVLLAGEGLAGPEEGFVVNFDSETPVVTDGPYTEAKELFNGFWVLGLSSLEEAKQWALKCPLGFGARLEVRRITETEEFPQDNEWVQKEMQWKKDGIF, encoded by the coding sequence ATGACGCGCTACATGCTGATCCTCCGGTCGACCCCCGAGGCCGAGAAGGCGATGGAGAACGTCGACTTCAACGACGTGATCGCGGCGATGGGCCGGTACAACGAGGAGCTCATCAAGGCGGGTGTGCTGCTCGCAGGCGAAGGACTGGCCGGGCCGGAAGAGGGGTTCGTCGTCAACTTCGACTCCGAGACCCCCGTGGTGACCGACGGCCCCTACACCGAGGCAAAGGAACTGTTCAACGGTTTCTGGGTGCTGGGCCTGTCCTCACTCGAAGAGGCCAAGCAGTGGGCGCTGAAGTGTCCGTTGGGCTTCGGCGCCCGGCTCGAGGTTCGCCGCATCACCGAGACCGAGGAGTTCCCCCAGGACAACGAGTGGGTCCAGAAGGAAATGCAGTGGAAGAAGGACGGCATCTTCTAG
- a CDS encoding oxygenase MpaB family protein — protein MAAVVEDHARQETPKVRPKVITEFRKHSGSVLGGFFGAAAFDEVALVPVAAAVDRTGRFESNFADRGVRSGFSTFLAIWGDAADRAAEGERLKTLHRDVHGRGKGDFADVRYSALDPRLWNWIAVSGLFLVLNSFTPCTGITLTEDERQVAYEQLLESFRALELPGKNAKLPATYLDAVDYYEAMVDGELAANPFLRRVTENLTRLPLPTLVLPPAVRVALTPTWLALRPLAGRVVKVCSFGILHPGVRELTGFEWQARHDREFAFYSLLLQLAWRTLPDRVLLIPLARNRIEYEKLVRLHRSVALESFAPPPGCPAG, from the coding sequence ATGGCCGCAGTCGTCGAGGATCACGCTCGACAGGAGACACCCAAGGTGCGTCCGAAGGTCATCACCGAGTTCCGCAAGCACTCCGGAAGCGTGCTGGGCGGCTTCTTCGGCGCAGCCGCGTTCGACGAGGTGGCGCTGGTGCCGGTGGCCGCCGCCGTCGACAGAACCGGGCGCTTCGAGTCGAACTTCGCCGATCGTGGTGTGCGGAGCGGGTTCTCCACATTCCTGGCCATCTGGGGTGATGCCGCCGACCGGGCCGCCGAAGGGGAGCGCCTCAAGACGCTGCATCGCGACGTCCACGGCCGGGGTAAAGGCGATTTCGCGGACGTGCGCTACAGCGCCCTGGACCCGCGCCTGTGGAACTGGATCGCGGTCAGCGGACTGTTCCTGGTGCTCAACTCCTTCACGCCCTGCACCGGCATCACGTTGACCGAGGACGAGCGCCAGGTCGCCTACGAGCAACTCCTGGAGTCGTTCCGTGCACTGGAACTTCCGGGGAAGAACGCCAAGCTCCCGGCCACCTACCTCGACGCCGTCGACTACTACGAGGCGATGGTGGACGGCGAGCTGGCCGCGAACCCGTTCCTGCGCCGTGTCACCGAGAACCTGACCCGCCTGCCGTTGCCCACGCTCGTGCTGCCGCCTGCGGTACGCGTGGCCCTGACGCCGACGTGGCTGGCGCTGCGCCCCCTGGCCGGAAGGGTGGTCAAGGTGTGCTCGTTCGGGATTCTGCATCCCGGTGTCCGGGAGCTCACCGGATTCGAGTGGCAGGCGCGCCACGATCGGGAGTTCGCGTTCTACAGCCTGCTGCTGCAGCTGGCATGGCGCACGCTGCCCGACAGGGTGCTGCTGATTCCGTTGGCGCGCAACCGTATCGAATACGAGAAGCTGGTGCGGTTACACCGCTCCGTTGCGCTGGAGTCGTTTGCGCCGCCGCCGGGCTGCCCCGCAGGCTGA
- a CDS encoding TetR/AcrR family transcriptional regulator → MRRLRNTDSRTEQESAILKAAAEEVALVGVGRLSMDVIARQAGVSRSTLYRRFPSRDALITELGRQTFGFAMARLQTVAIDSGPQAAAVAAFREGVRLLTGEPVMRRFLQLDGEFTATTEMVAEARLFLISAATAMAKALRAAGATMSDVELMTVAEMHIRLAASLVQVDTGVVDVNNDDAVAGYARTYLAPLVR, encoded by the coding sequence ATGCGACGACTTCGTAACACCGACAGCCGTACCGAGCAGGAGTCGGCGATTCTCAAGGCGGCCGCCGAGGAGGTTGCGCTGGTGGGGGTCGGCCGGCTGAGTATGGACGTGATCGCCCGCCAGGCCGGCGTCAGCCGCAGCACGCTCTACCGTCGCTTTCCGAGCCGCGACGCCCTGATCACCGAACTGGGCCGGCAGACCTTCGGGTTCGCGATGGCACGGCTGCAGACCGTCGCGATCGATTCCGGTCCACAGGCGGCTGCGGTGGCGGCATTCCGCGAAGGGGTACGCCTGCTGACGGGCGAACCGGTGATGCGTCGGTTCCTGCAACTCGACGGTGAGTTCACCGCGACGACCGAGATGGTCGCCGAGGCTCGACTGTTCCTGATCAGTGCGGCGACGGCGATGGCCAAAGCGCTGCGGGCGGCCGGTGCGACGATGTCCGACGTGGAGCTGATGACGGTCGCCGAGATGCACATCCGACTGGCCGCCTCGCTTGTTCAGGTCGACACCGGCGTCGTCGACGTCAACAACGACGACGCGGTGGCCGGGTACGCCAGGACCTACCTCGCACCCCTCGTGCGCTAG
- a CDS encoding long-chain-fatty-acid--CoA ligase produces MADLPEPRFLDDRVAHWARTTPDAEAMDYLDRSWTWAQWNDRVRRLAGALKDRGVRRGDVVAFLDKNHPACVEMTFAAASLGAATAIINFRLAADELDYVLNDSGAKVLIVGTEFAPAIDKIRDKLVHVEHIVSVTPEGDDEYEAMLAAATPTDRSDDVDPGDVAIIMYSSGTTGRPKGVELTQANMIAHTVNAHEGFEFDEGDKNMVSMPLFHVGGSSYVQFGIHDGVPSVMTRDVDGAALAGAIFKGANRTFLVPAVLAKVLESGEDAVKLFSALKTYGYGASPMPLPLLRSALKAWPNTDFIQAYGLTELCGVISHLMPEAHRAEDHPERLTSAGTLVPNAEVRVVDPDTLEDVATGEQGELWFRSPQLMKGYHNKPEATAESITDDGWFRTGDVGRVDDGGYIFVEDRLKDMIISGGENIYSIEVERVLSEHHAVVEVAVIGVPDDKWGEVVKAVVVVEGEATEADLIAFARERLAAYKCPKSVDITEELPRNPTGKILKKELRKPHWEGRDRATV; encoded by the coding sequence ATGGCCGACCTGCCCGAACCCCGATTTCTCGACGACCGCGTCGCCCACTGGGCACGCACGACGCCCGACGCCGAAGCGATGGACTACCTCGATCGCTCCTGGACCTGGGCCCAGTGGAACGACCGGGTCCGCCGGCTCGCGGGTGCCCTGAAAGACCGCGGCGTCCGGCGCGGAGATGTGGTGGCGTTCCTCGACAAGAACCACCCCGCCTGCGTCGAGATGACGTTCGCCGCCGCGTCGCTGGGCGCGGCCACCGCGATCATCAACTTCCGGTTGGCCGCCGACGAACTCGACTACGTGCTCAACGACTCCGGTGCCAAGGTGCTCATCGTCGGGACGGAGTTCGCCCCGGCGATCGACAAGATCCGCGACAAGCTCGTCCACGTCGAGCACATCGTCTCGGTCACGCCCGAGGGTGATGACGAGTACGAGGCGATGCTGGCGGCGGCGACGCCGACGGACCGCAGCGATGACGTCGACCCCGGCGACGTCGCGATCATCATGTACTCCTCGGGTACCACCGGGCGTCCGAAGGGTGTCGAGCTCACCCAGGCCAACATGATCGCCCACACCGTGAACGCCCACGAGGGCTTCGAGTTCGACGAGGGCGACAAGAACATGGTGTCGATGCCGCTGTTCCACGTCGGCGGATCGTCCTACGTGCAGTTCGGGATTCACGACGGCGTGCCGAGTGTGATGACCCGCGACGTCGACGGCGCCGCGCTGGCCGGAGCGATCTTCAAGGGCGCCAACCGGACCTTCCTGGTGCCCGCGGTGCTGGCGAAGGTGCTGGAGTCCGGTGAGGACGCGGTGAAGTTGTTCAGCGCGCTCAAGACCTACGGCTACGGGGCATCGCCGATGCCGCTGCCGCTGCTGCGTTCGGCGCTGAAAGCATGGCCGAACACCGACTTCATCCAGGCCTACGGGCTGACCGAGTTGTGCGGTGTGATCAGCCACCTGATGCCGGAGGCCCACCGCGCCGAGGATCACCCGGAGCGGCTGACCAGCGCGGGCACCCTGGTACCCAACGCCGAGGTCCGCGTCGTGGATCCCGACACCCTCGAAGACGTCGCCACCGGTGAGCAGGGCGAATTGTGGTTCCGCTCACCACAGTTGATGAAGGGTTACCACAACAAGCCCGAGGCGACCGCCGAGTCCATCACCGACGACGGTTGGTTCCGCACCGGCGACGTCGGCCGCGTCGACGACGGTGGATACATCTTCGTCGAGGACCGTCTCAAGGACATGATCATCTCCGGCGGGGAGAACATCTACTCGATCGAGGTCGAGCGGGTGCTGTCCGAACACCACGCCGTCGTCGAGGTGGCGGTGATCGGGGTCCCCGACGACAAGTGGGGTGAGGTCGTCAAAGCCGTCGTCGTGGTCGAGGGTGAGGCCACCGAGGCCGACCTGATCGCATTCGCACGCGAGCGACTGGCCGCCTACAAGTGCCCCAAGAGCGTCGACATCACCGAGGAACTGCCGCGAAACCCCACCGGGAAAATCCTGAAAAAGGAACTGCGCAAGCCACATTGGGAAGGGCGTGACCGCGCCACGGTCTAG